A window of Tautonia plasticadhaerens contains these coding sequences:
- a CDS encoding site-2 protease family protein → MSWSIKLGRLAGIPLFVHWTFLILLAFIGVRAYAVSGEDLGAALRAVLMVVAVFGCVVLHELGHALMARRFGVPTADITLLPIGGVARLQRIPEKPGQELLVALAGPAVNVVIAAVLVGGLLLSRNDLADMIPSVNLFDPDDNPFATLAFINVFLVLFNLIPAFPMDGGRVLRALLAMAMPYARATRLAATIGQSLAIGFGFLGLVSNPFLLLIALFVWIGAEAEARQVEERVNLQGARIRDAMLTEYHTLAPDDSLGHAASLLLAGSQQDFPVVEDADRQKPVGVLTRSSLMDGLSKAGRDGRVSDFSRPKLGTIEVDAPIVPALARLREGEGPCLQVVDGLQRPIGLLTLENIGEFIMVRTALQGSQAPEARAPVPLPFESGRPDPAARA, encoded by the coding sequence ATGTCCTGGTCCATCAAGCTCGGCAGGCTGGCGGGCATCCCGCTGTTCGTCCACTGGACCTTCCTGATCCTGCTGGCGTTCATCGGCGTCCGGGCCTATGCCGTCAGCGGGGAGGACCTCGGCGCGGCCCTCCGGGCGGTGCTGATGGTCGTCGCCGTCTTCGGCTGCGTCGTGCTCCACGAGCTGGGCCACGCCCTGATGGCCCGGCGCTTCGGCGTGCCGACGGCCGACATCACCCTGCTCCCCATCGGCGGCGTCGCCCGCCTCCAACGGATCCCGGAGAAGCCCGGCCAGGAGCTGCTCGTCGCCCTGGCCGGCCCGGCGGTGAACGTGGTGATCGCGGCGGTCCTGGTCGGCGGCCTGCTGCTCTCCCGCAACGACCTGGCCGACATGATCCCCAGCGTCAATCTCTTCGACCCCGACGACAACCCGTTCGCCACCCTGGCGTTCATCAACGTCTTCCTCGTCCTCTTCAACCTCATCCCGGCCTTCCCGATGGACGGCGGCCGGGTCCTCCGGGCCCTGCTGGCGATGGCCATGCCCTACGCCCGGGCCACCCGCCTGGCCGCGACGATCGGCCAGTCCCTGGCCATCGGCTTCGGCTTCCTCGGGCTGGTCTCCAACCCGTTCCTGCTGCTGATCGCCCTGTTCGTCTGGATCGGCGCCGAGGCCGAGGCCCGGCAGGTCGAGGAGCGGGTGAACCTCCAGGGGGCCCGGATCCGGGACGCGATGCTCACCGAGTACCACACGCTCGCCCCCGACGACTCGCTCGGCCACGCCGCGAGCCTGCTGCTGGCCGGGTCGCAGCAGGACTTCCCCGTGGTCGAGGACGCCGACCGCCAGAAGCCGGTCGGCGTCCTGACCCGGTCGAGCCTGATGGACGGCCTCTCGAAGGCCGGCCGGGACGGCCGGGTCTCCGACTTCTCCCGGCCGAAGCTGGGCACCATCGAGGTCGACGCCCCGATCGTCCCTGCCCTGGCCCGGCTCCGGGAGGGCGAGGGCCCCTGCCTCCAGGTCGTCGACGGCCTCCAGCGGCCGATCGGCCTGCTGACCCTGGAGAACATCGGCGAGTTCATCATGGTCCGGACCGCGCTGCAGGGCTCCCAGGCCCCGGAGGCACGCGCCCCGGTGCCCCTCCCCTTCGAGTCCGGTCGGCCCGACCCCGCCGCCCGGGCCTGA